One window from the genome of Ailuropoda melanoleuca isolate Jingjing chromosome 5, ASM200744v2, whole genome shotgun sequence encodes:
- the LRAT gene encoding lecithin retinol acyltransferase, whose amino-acid sequence MKNPMLEALSLLLEKLLLISSLKLFSPGTSGEDKARNSFYEISSFLRGDVLEVPRAHFTHYGIYLGDNRVAHMMPDILLALTNDKGRTQKVVSNKRLILGVIGRVASIRVDTVEDFAYGADILVNHLDKSLKEKALLNEEVAQRAEKLLGMTTYSLLWNNCEHFVTYCRFGAPISPQADKFCENVKIIIRDQRSVLASAVLGLASIVCLGLASYTALPAIFIPFFLWMAG is encoded by the exons ATGAAGAACCCAATGCTGGAGGCGCTGTCCCTATTGCTGGAGAAGCTGCTCCTCATCTCCAGCTTGAAGCTCTTCAGTCCGGGCACCTCTGGCGAAGACAAGGCGAGGAATAGTTTCTATGAGATCAGCTCTTTCCTCCGCGGCGACGTGCTGGAAGTGCCCCGGGCCCACTTTACCCACTACGGCATCTACCTGGGCGACAATCGTGTCGCCCACATGATGCCCGACATCCTGTTGGCCCTGACCAACGACAAGGGGCGCACGCAGAAGGTGGTCTCCAATAAGCGTCTCATCCTGGGCGTCATTGGCAGGGTAGCCAGCATCCGCGTGGACACAGTGGAGGACTTCGCCTACGGAGCTGACATCCTGGTCAATCACCTGGACAAATCCCTCAAGGAGAAGGCGCTGCTCAACGAAGAGGTGGCGCAGAGGGCGGAGAAGCTGCTGGGCATGACTACCTACAGCCTACTGTGGAACAACTGTGAGCACTTTGTGACCTACTGCAGATTCGGCGCCCCGATCAGCCCCCAGGCCGACAAG ttctgTGAGAATGTGAAGATAATTATTCGCGATCAGAGAAGTGTTCTCGCTTCAGCGGTTTTGGGATTGGCATCTATAGTCTGTCTGGGCTTGGCATCATATACTGCCCTTCCTGCAATTTTTATCCCATTCTTCTTATGGATGGCTGGCTAA